One window of Nocardia sp. NBC_00508 genomic DNA carries:
- a CDS encoding acetate kinase: MSKAAEDLVLVINSGSSSIKYQLLDPESSAVAASGIVERIGEDVGRIEHHDDGETSERPGRIADHTAGLRLIFEAFAATGHDLVREGVRAVGHRVVHGGEVFYQPTLIDDAVVAAISELSVLAPLHNPANLAGIESARGLLPGVPQVAVFDTAFFHSLPAAAKTYAIDAEVAAAHGIRKYGFHGTSHEYVSGRVAELLERDPAELNQIVFHLGNGASASALRGGRPIDTTMGLTPLEGLVMGTRSGDLDPGIVPHLVRSAHLDIDQVDTLLNRDSGIKGLSGVNDFRELQRLIERGDRAARLAYDVYIHRLRRYLGAYLIELGGVDAITFTAGVGENSPQVRADALADLAPFGIEVDPAANTAKDRSARRISPPGARVAVLVVPTNEELAIARAAVQVVADHRSRP; encoded by the coding sequence ATGAGCAAGGCGGCCGAGGATCTGGTGTTGGTGATCAACTCCGGCTCGTCGTCCATCAAATACCAACTCTTGGACCCGGAGTCGAGCGCGGTAGCCGCGTCCGGGATCGTAGAGCGGATCGGCGAGGACGTCGGGAGGATCGAGCATCACGACGACGGCGAGACCTCCGAGCGTCCCGGGCGGATCGCCGACCATACCGCCGGGCTGCGCCTGATCTTCGAGGCATTCGCCGCGACGGGACACGACTTGGTGCGGGAGGGGGTGCGCGCGGTCGGCCATCGTGTGGTGCACGGCGGCGAGGTGTTCTATCAGCCCACACTGATCGATGACGCCGTCGTCGCCGCGATCTCCGAGCTCTCCGTGCTTGCGCCGCTGCACAATCCGGCCAATCTGGCCGGAATCGAGAGCGCACGTGGACTATTGCCCGGAGTACCGCAGGTCGCCGTGTTCGACACCGCGTTCTTCCACAGCTTGCCCGCCGCTGCGAAGACCTACGCGATCGACGCCGAAGTCGCCGCCGCCCACGGCATCCGGAAGTACGGATTCCACGGCACATCGCACGAGTACGTGTCCGGCCGCGTCGCCGAGCTGCTCGAGCGCGATCCCGCCGAGCTGAACCAGATCGTCTTCCACCTGGGCAACGGCGCTTCGGCCTCGGCTCTCCGCGGCGGTCGCCCGATCGATACCACGATGGGCCTCACGCCGCTGGAAGGTCTGGTGATGGGTACCAGGTCGGGTGATCTCGATCCCGGCATCGTGCCGCACCTGGTCCGGTCGGCGCACCTGGACATCGACCAGGTCGACACCCTGCTCAACCGGGATTCCGGCATCAAAGGCCTGTCCGGCGTCAACGACTTCCGCGAGTTGCAGCGCCTCATCGAGCGTGGGGACCGGGCCGCCCGGCTCGCCTACGACGTGTACATCCACCGGCTACGCCGCTACCTCGGTGCGTACCTGATCGAACTCGGCGGCGTCGACGCGATCACCTTCACCGCCGGGGTGGGCGAGAACAGCCCGCAGGTGCGTGCTGATGCCCTGGCGGATCTCGCTCCCTTCGGTATCGAAGTCGACCCGGCGGCCAATACGGCGAAAGATCGTTCCGCCCGGCGCATCTCCCCGCCCGGCGCGCGGGTCGCGGTGC
- the pta gene encoding phosphate acetyltransferase, whose translation MADNAPSAVYIASPEGDTGKSTVALGVLQMLCATTARVGVFRPITRSTTEPDYILELLLEHSTADIDYTQAIGTTYEQVHADPDAAISEIVMRFHEVAKMCDAVVVVGSDYTDVASPSELRFNARIAVNLGAPVLLVVRGAGRTPDEVKQLAELCAAELSHEHAQLVAIIANRCDPERLEEVCAALRGFGAPSWTLPEVPLLIAPTMAELCAAIDGEMYSGDPELLHREALRIMVGGMTAEHILERLEEGVVVIAPGDRSDVLLSVVNAHEAEGFPSLSGIIMNGGLLPHPAVARLMTGLKPKLPILTTDLGTYDTAGAAYRTRGRMSAGSPRKVDTALALMEEHVEAVELLRRVDVPPSSVITPQMFEYQLIERAQADRKRIVLPEGDDDRILRAAGRVLQRKVADLVILGDETAVRARAAELGVDVSAAQVLDPRSSGYLDEFAAEYAELRKHKGMTLERARETVADISYFGTMMVSRGIADGMVSGAAHTTAHTIRPSLEIIKTVPGVATVSSVFLMCLADRVLAYGDCAVVPDPTSQQLADIAISSAATAARFGIEPRVAMLSYSTGESGSGADVDKVRVATKLVRERGPELPVEGPIQYDAAIEPTVADTKLPDSEVAGRATVFVFPDLNTGNNTYKAVQRSAGAIAIGPVLQGLRKPVNDLSRGALVADIVNTVAITAIQAQDA comes from the coding sequence ATGGCCGACAACGCTCCATCAGCCGTCTACATCGCCTCTCCGGAAGGCGACACCGGCAAATCTACGGTGGCTCTAGGAGTACTTCAGATGCTGTGCGCCACCACGGCACGGGTCGGGGTGTTCCGGCCGATCACGCGCTCGACCACCGAGCCCGACTACATCCTGGAACTGCTGCTCGAGCACAGCACCGCGGATATCGACTACACACAGGCCATCGGCACGACCTACGAGCAGGTGCACGCCGACCCGGACGCGGCGATCAGCGAGATCGTCATGCGCTTCCATGAGGTCGCGAAGATGTGCGACGCCGTGGTGGTGGTCGGCAGCGACTACACCGACGTGGCCAGCCCCAGCGAGCTGCGGTTCAACGCCAGGATCGCGGTCAACCTGGGCGCACCGGTGTTGCTGGTGGTGCGCGGCGCGGGCCGCACTCCCGACGAGGTGAAGCAGCTGGCCGAACTGTGCGCGGCCGAGTTGTCCCATGAGCACGCGCAGTTGGTCGCCATCATCGCCAACCGCTGCGACCCGGAGCGGCTGGAGGAGGTTTGCGCCGCGCTGCGCGGGTTCGGCGCGCCGTCCTGGACGCTGCCCGAGGTCCCGCTGCTGATCGCGCCCACCATGGCCGAGCTGTGCGCGGCGATCGACGGCGAAATGTACAGCGGCGACCCAGAATTGCTGCATCGCGAGGCGCTGCGGATCATGGTCGGCGGTATGACGGCCGAACACATCCTGGAACGTCTGGAGGAGGGCGTCGTGGTGATCGCGCCGGGCGACCGGTCGGACGTTCTGCTCAGTGTCGTGAACGCGCATGAGGCGGAAGGCTTTCCGTCGCTGTCGGGCATCATCATGAACGGCGGCCTGCTGCCGCATCCCGCGGTCGCGCGGCTGATGACCGGACTCAAACCCAAGCTGCCCATCCTCACCACCGACCTCGGCACCTACGACACCGCGGGCGCGGCCTACCGCACCCGCGGCCGCATGTCCGCGGGCAGCCCCCGCAAGGTGGACACCGCACTGGCGTTGATGGAGGAGCATGTCGAAGCGGTGGAACTGCTGCGGCGCGTCGACGTTCCGCCCAGCTCGGTGATCACACCGCAGATGTTCGAATACCAGCTGATCGAGCGCGCGCAGGCCGACCGCAAACGCATCGTGCTGCCGGAGGGCGACGACGACCGCATTCTGCGCGCGGCGGGCCGGGTGCTCCAGCGCAAGGTCGCCGACCTGGTCATCCTCGGCGACGAGACCGCGGTGCGCGCCCGCGCCGCCGAACTCGGCGTGGACGTCTCCGCCGCACAGGTGCTCGACCCGCGCAGCTCCGGCTACCTGGACGAGTTCGCCGCCGAGTACGCGGAACTGCGCAAGCACAAGGGCATGACGCTGGAGCGAGCCCGCGAAACCGTGGCCGACATCTCGTATTTCGGCACCATGATGGTGTCTCGGGGGATTGCCGACGGGATGGTCTCCGGCGCCGCGCACACCACCGCGCATACCATCCGGCCGTCGTTGGAGATCATCAAGACGGTGCCCGGCGTCGCCACCGTGTCCAGCGTATTCCTCATGTGCTTGGCCGACCGGGTGCTCGCCTACGGCGACTGCGCGGTCGTGCCGGACCCGACCTCGCAGCAGCTGGCCGACATCGCGATCTCCTCCGCGGCGACCGCCGCCCGCTTCGGCATCGAACCCCGGGTGGCGATGCTGTCCTACTCGACCGGCGAATCCGGCAGTGGAGCGGACGTGGACAAGGTGCGCGTCGCGACGAAGCTGGTGCGCGAGCGCGGGCCGGAACTGCCGGTAGAGGGCCCGATTCAGTACGACGCCGCGATCGAACCGACCGTCGCCGACACCAAGCTGCCCGACTCCGAGGTGGCGGGCCGCGCGACCGTGTTCGTGTTTCCGGATCTGAATACCGGCAACAACACCTACAAAGCGGTGCAGCGTAGCGCGGGCGCCATCGCGATCGGACCTGTCCTGCAAGGTCTGCGCAAGCCGGTCAACGACTTGTCCCGGGGCGCCCTGGTAGCCGACATCGTCAACACCGTGGCGATCACTGCCATCCAGGCACAGGATGCGTGA
- a CDS encoding nitroreductase family deazaflavin-dependent oxidoreductase, which translates to MAEQFPDRQWGSRTNLLARAASRLAATKPGSRFIRVLTPLDRAILERTGAKYTLLGPIGAPVILLTSIGRKSGQPRTQPLLYVHDGDTLYVIGSNFGQAHHPAWTANLLANSTATVAIAGERIDVTATPVDGPDKDAIFSRFVEVTAAYATYRSRTTRDLRIFALRRA; encoded by the coding sequence ATGGCTGAGCAGTTTCCGGATCGGCAGTGGGGTTCGAGAACCAACCTATTGGCCCGTGCGGCAAGCAGATTGGCCGCGACAAAGCCGGGTTCCCGGTTCATCCGCGTGCTGACCCCGCTGGACCGGGCGATCCTGGAACGCACCGGCGCCAAGTACACCCTGCTCGGCCCGATCGGCGCGCCCGTCATCCTGCTCACCTCCATCGGCCGCAAATCCGGTCAGCCGCGCACCCAGCCCCTGCTCTACGTGCACGACGGCGACACGCTCTACGTGATCGGCAGCAATTTCGGCCAGGCCCACCACCCCGCCTGGACCGCCAATCTGCTGGCGAACTCCACTGCGACCGTAGCGATAGCAGGCGAACGCATCGACGTGACCGCCACCCCGGTCGACGGACCCGACAAAGACGCCATCTTCAGCCGCTTCGTCGAAGTCACCGCCGCCTACGCCACCTACCGCTCCCGCACCACCCGCGACCTGCGCATCTTCGCCCTCCGCCGGGCGTAA